Proteins encoded by one window of Anguilla rostrata isolate EN2019 chromosome 9, ASM1855537v3, whole genome shotgun sequence:
- the LOC135263658 gene encoding early growth response protein 1-like isoform X2, with protein sequence MAAAKTEMTLPTLQISDPLSFPHSPMDNYPKLEEVMLLHSAGTPFLAASAPEGAGFGTGDPGDQYDPLTGDTLPDISIHCEKTLGELPFPTQRLPSLAYTGRFTLEPATTCSNTLWAEPLFSLVSGLVGMANTPATSATPSSTTSSSSSSSSSPSSSSSQMSLGCSVHMSDPNPIYSAAPTYSSASSDIFPEQGGQSFASSVGGALQYPPPAYPGGKTGGFSVPMIPDYLFPQQQGDLGLMQQDQKPFQSQSQQQQLSLTPLSIIKEFANQTGSRDVKNAAAVAAATAAAAFPSQPMKPGRARKYPNRPSKTPPHERPYSCPVETCDRRFSRSDELTRHIRIHTGQKPFQCRICMRNFSRSDHLTTHIRTHTGEKPFACDVCGRKFARSDERKRHTKIHLRQKDKKVEKVAVPISMPSPASSYPSPIASYPSPVASYPSPVSSYPSPVPSCYSSPMHTSYPSPSAASTYPSTTVSFHTQGGATFASSVATNIYSSPVATPLSDMQSTLSPRTIEIC encoded by the exons ATGGCCGCAGCCAAAACAGAGATGACCCTGCCTACCCTGCAGATCTCAGACCCTCTGAGCTTTCCTCACTCCCCCATGGATAACTACCCCAAACTGGAGGAAGTGATGCTGCTCCACTCTGCCGGGACGCCCTTCCTCGCCGCCTCAGCACCAGAAGGTGCCGGGTTCGGGACCGGGGACCCCGGGGATCAGTATGATCCACTGACAGGAG ATACGCTGCCCGACATCTCCATCCACTGCGAGAAGACGCTGGGCGAGCTGCCCTTCCCCACACAGCGGCTGCCCTCTCTCGCCTACACTGGCCGCTTCACCCTCGAACCCGCCACCACCTGCAGCAACAccctgtgggcggagcctctctTCAGTCTGGTCAGCGGACTGGTGGGCATGGCCAACACGCCCGCCACCTCTGCCACCCCGTCCTCcaccacctcttcctcctcctcctcttcctcctcgccttcctcctcctcgtcccaGATGAGCCTGGGCTGCTCTGTGCACATGAGCGACCCCAACCCCATCTACTCGGCCGCACCCACCTACTCCAGCGCCAGCTCTGACATCTTCCCCGAGCAGGGGGGCCAGTCCTTCGCCAGCTCGGTGGGCGGAGCCCTCCAGTACCCGCCCCCCGCCTACCCCGGCGGGAAGACCGGCGGATTCTCCGTCCCCATGATCCCCGACTACCTGTTCCCCCAGCAGCAGGGGGACCTGGGCCTCATGCAGCAGGACCAGAAGCCCTTTCAGTCCCAGTCCCAGCAACAGCAGCTGTCCCTCACGCCGCTGTCCATCATCAAGGAGTTTGCCAACCAGACGGGATCGCGAGACGTCAAgaacgccgccgccgtcgctgccgccaccgccgccgccgccttccCTTCGCAGCCCATGAAGCCGGGGCGCGCCCGAAAGTACCCCAACCGGCCCAGCAAGACGCCGCCCCACGAGCGGCCCTACTCCTGCCCCGTGGAGACCTGCGACCGGCGCTTCTCGCGCTCGGACGAGCTCACGCGCCACATCCGCATCCACACGGGCCAGAAGCCCTTCCAGTGCCGCATCTGCATGCGCAACTTCAGCCGCAGCGACCACCTGACCACGCACATCCGCACGCACACCGGCGAGAAGCCCTTCGCCTGCGACGTCTGCGGCCGCAAGTTCGCCCGCAGCGACGAGCGCAAGCGCCACACCAAGATCCACCTGCGCCAGAAGGACAAGAAGGTGGAGAAGGTGGCCGTGCCCATCTCCATGCCCTCCCCCGCCTCCAGTTACCCCTCGCCCATCGCCTCCTACCCCTCGCCCGTCGC CTCCTACCCCTCGCCCGTGTCCTCTTACCCCTCCCCAGTGCCCTCCTGCTACTCCTCCCCCATGCACACCTCGTACCCGTCCCCCTCCGCCGCCAGCACGTACCCCTCGACCACCGTCTCCTTTCACACGCAGGGGGGCGCCACGTTCGCCTCCTCTGTGGCCACGAACATTTACAGCTCCCCGGTGGCCACCCCTCTGTCAGACATGCAGTCCACGCTCTCCCCCAGGACAATCGAGATCTGCTGA
- the LOC135263658 gene encoding early growth response protein 1-like isoform X1, producing MAAAKTEMTLPTLQISDPLSFPHSPMDNYPKLEEVMLLHSAGTPFLAASAPEGAGFGTGDPGDQYDPLTGDTLPDISIHCEKTLGELPFPTQRLPSLAYTGRFTLEPATTCSNTLWAEPLFSLVSGLVGMANTPATSATPSSTTSSSSSSSSSPSSSSSQMSLGCSVHMSDPNPIYSAAPTYSSASSDIFPEQGGQSFASSVGGALQYPPPAYPGGKTGGFSVPMIPDYLFPQQQGDLGLMQQDQKPFQSQSQQQQLSLTPLSIIKEFANQTGSRDVKNAAAVAAATAAAAFPSQPMKPGRARKYPNRPSKTPPHERPYSCPVETCDRRFSRSDELTRHIRIHTGQKPFQCRICMRNFSRSDHLTTHIRTHTGEKPFACDVCGRKFARSDERKRHTKIHLRQKDKKVEKVAVPISMPSPASSYPSPIASYPSPVASYPSPASYPSPIASYPSPVSSYPSPVPSCYSSPMHTSYPSPSAASTYPSTTVSFHTQGGATFASSVATNIYSSPVATPLSDMQSTLSPRTIEIC from the exons ATGGCCGCAGCCAAAACAGAGATGACCCTGCCTACCCTGCAGATCTCAGACCCTCTGAGCTTTCCTCACTCCCCCATGGATAACTACCCCAAACTGGAGGAAGTGATGCTGCTCCACTCTGCCGGGACGCCCTTCCTCGCCGCCTCAGCACCAGAAGGTGCCGGGTTCGGGACCGGGGACCCCGGGGATCAGTATGATCCACTGACAGGAG ATACGCTGCCCGACATCTCCATCCACTGCGAGAAGACGCTGGGCGAGCTGCCCTTCCCCACACAGCGGCTGCCCTCTCTCGCCTACACTGGCCGCTTCACCCTCGAACCCGCCACCACCTGCAGCAACAccctgtgggcggagcctctctTCAGTCTGGTCAGCGGACTGGTGGGCATGGCCAACACGCCCGCCACCTCTGCCACCCCGTCCTCcaccacctcttcctcctcctcctcttcctcctcgccttcctcctcctcgtcccaGATGAGCCTGGGCTGCTCTGTGCACATGAGCGACCCCAACCCCATCTACTCGGCCGCACCCACCTACTCCAGCGCCAGCTCTGACATCTTCCCCGAGCAGGGGGGCCAGTCCTTCGCCAGCTCGGTGGGCGGAGCCCTCCAGTACCCGCCCCCCGCCTACCCCGGCGGGAAGACCGGCGGATTCTCCGTCCCCATGATCCCCGACTACCTGTTCCCCCAGCAGCAGGGGGACCTGGGCCTCATGCAGCAGGACCAGAAGCCCTTTCAGTCCCAGTCCCAGCAACAGCAGCTGTCCCTCACGCCGCTGTCCATCATCAAGGAGTTTGCCAACCAGACGGGATCGCGAGACGTCAAgaacgccgccgccgtcgctgccgccaccgccgccgccgccttccCTTCGCAGCCCATGAAGCCGGGGCGCGCCCGAAAGTACCCCAACCGGCCCAGCAAGACGCCGCCCCACGAGCGGCCCTACTCCTGCCCCGTGGAGACCTGCGACCGGCGCTTCTCGCGCTCGGACGAGCTCACGCGCCACATCCGCATCCACACGGGCCAGAAGCCCTTCCAGTGCCGCATCTGCATGCGCAACTTCAGCCGCAGCGACCACCTGACCACGCACATCCGCACGCACACCGGCGAGAAGCCCTTCGCCTGCGACGTCTGCGGCCGCAAGTTCGCCCGCAGCGACGAGCGCAAGCGCCACACCAAGATCCACCTGCGCCAGAAGGACAAGAAGGTGGAGAAGGTGGCCGTGCCCATCTCCATGCCCTCCCCCGCCTCCAGTTACCCCTCGCCCATCGCCTCCTACCCCTCGCCCGTCGCCTCttacccctcccccgcctcctaCCCCTCGCCCATCGCCTCCTACCCCTCGCCCGTGTCCTCTTACCCCTCCCCAGTGCCCTCCTGCTACTCCTCCCCCATGCACACCTCGTACCCGTCCCCCTCCGCCGCCAGCACGTACCCCTCGACCACCGTCTCCTTTCACACGCAGGGGGGCGCCACGTTCGCCTCCTCTGTGGCCACGAACATTTACAGCTCCCCGGTGGCCACCCCTCTGTCAGACATGCAGTCCACGCTCTCCCCCAGGACAATCGAGATCTGCTGA